CTTCTTTAAATGCAGAATTTGTTTCTGCAGCGAAACCTTTTGCTCGTTTTAAATACTCATTTTGAGTTATATTGCCAAACTCATGTCTATGCTTTTCGTAATGTGTTTTTAATTTTCCGTTACTAAACCCTTTCCAGTTAATTTCAGCACACGAAATATTATGAACCCATATTCCCAAACTGCTAACATAGTACGTATGGAAATCAGCAACAGTAAAATTGTATACCTTAACCAACTCATCATGTATTATTTTGTTGATTTTGTCGATTTTCAACGTATTCCCGTTACTTTGTTGTAGCTTATCCCCCACCTGTAAATCTGCCGCGAGTACCCAACCTTTTCCTTCAACCCAAAACGGATGATTTTCGGTTGTTTCGATGATTTGATCGCCTACCGTAAGTTCATAGGTGATCTCCTTATCATTTCGATACAGATGCGTGACTTCCTTGTAATCCTGTTCGCCTGTTACTTCATTTTTTGAGAGAACCTTATCCCCTACCTCGATTTCCTCAATAGGTTTCTCCCCTTCATCTGTAAGAACTTTCGTCCCGGCAACAAAGCAATTACATGGGATTTTAGCAGAATTCCAATATTTTTGATTTGTTTCTGTAAACTCAACGGCTCTTTCAATTTGCTTGCCTTCATTGGTTGCTAATTTTACAACTAGTTTACCACCTTTGATTAACTTACCAACTGGTACAAATCCTGCTGTGGCAAGAACCTTATCAAAAGTAGACGCCTTTGGGTCAAGAATAGTCTTGATGTCATCAACAATAAGAAAGTCAGCAATATCTTGAACTGAATATGTTGGTGCATCAATGTCAATATTAGGGTCGAAATTTGTTGGACCAATAGGACCTGGGTCAGGAGTATAAAAGCAAGAGACACAATGTCCTGTCGGATCTGTATAAATTAGTGGATTATTCCAAACATACGCATACCCATGCTGACTCTGCGGATTCCACAGCGTGCCTTTATACGTATCCTCACTAATAAACCGCCCTAACTCTGGCTGGTAATAGCGTGCACGGGCATAGGTTTGGCTGCTGCTATAATCATAACCCAATCCCGTATAGCCGAACAGGTTATCCGGTCCCGGCCAGTTCAGGTCGAACTTCTTGCCGTCCAGCGGCACACCGAATTCGTCATAATGATAGCGTGAAGATACACGGCCGTCCTTCTCTACCAGACCGATCGTGCTCCCAAGCACATCCTGCATGTACCATAACGTCTTGGGCTGCGCGCCCGGTTCGGCGCCGCCGTCGCCCGGATTCGGTTCCCAGCCGTTGTTCGGATCATTCGCCGGCAGATAGGTCATGCTGAGCCGTTCGCCGCCCGCTCCATATACATACGATTGTTTCCATTTGCTGCTGTCGGCCTCCGTCACTTGCAAAGGCTCAGGCAGAGCCATGCTCACATCGTTGGTGAAATACAGCTCCCAATGCTCTTTCTTGTACTGCTTCTCCCAACCATCCCGCGGACCTCCGGGATGCATGTCCGGATACTCCTCGTCGAACTGGCCGCATTTCTTGGCAAGCCCGGGCGGTATGAAGCCAGGCGGTACGACATGGCAATTCGCTGATCCATTACCATTTCCATTCCCATTTCCATTCCCGTTCCCGTTGCCGTTGCCATTACCATTACCATTACCATTGCCTTTACCGCCATGGGCGTAGTCGATCGTCATTTTCATCCGGTTGCCGTCGCCGTCATAGGCATAGCGGGTAATGTCACCGCCCTCATTGGTCTGCTGGATCAATCGGTTTGCACCGTTCCAGACATACTGTTCGGTGACTTTCGGCTCCGACCATACCCCTGCTTCTACTGCTGCTCCAACCGGATTACTGTCGTCTTCCTCTGCCCCTGTCCCGGCACCGTCATAAACGCTGCTCGTAACGGTTGGATCATAGACGCTGGACTGTACCGAGAGCTCCGGAAGCTGCAAGCGACTCTGCATCACCTGCAGCAGATTGCCGCGAGGGTCGTACAGGTAATTGTTGATCTCGCTTCCGCTTGTTAACTTCTGCAGCCGGTCGGCCGCATCGTACGTATAAGTCTCGGTATCGGTCAGGTCGCCCCAGCTGTTCGACTTCTCCGTACGGTTCCCTACTGCGTCGTATTGGTAGCGAGTGCTTGCCGGCAGATCCGCGGACATGGCATTCTGCGACTGCACTTGTACAAGCTGGTTTAATGCATCGTAGGCATAATCCGTGACGAGCCGCTCCTGACTGTCGCTCGCGTCCTGATCGTCTTCATCATTGCCGTCCGACAGCCGCTCGCTTCGGATCCGGTTGCCTGCCGGATCGTAGGCATAGGTGAGCTGCTCCAGCACCTTGTCAAACTGGTTGCGGTGCGACATCTCAAGCAGTTGGCCGGCATCGTCGTACCGGTAGGTGCTTTTACCCAGCGTCGGCAAGCTTTTGGAGACGAGCGACCCCCGTGCGTCATACGCATAAGTGGTCGTTCTCCCTTCGGCATCCGTTACCGCCGTCATCCGGTCCAGCAGATCGTATTGATAATTCACTGATGTCGCGTCCGGATATTCGATACGGCTGCGCTGACCTGTGGGCGTCCATTCATAGCGTATCGTCCGCGCATACGGATCCTTCACCTCAATGAGCCGGTTCAGCGCATCGTAGGTATACGAGGTATTACCGAGCTCGTCGGTCATCTGCGTTCTCCGGCCGGAGGCATCATATTGGTAACCGACCTGTTTGCCATCCGGATACTGAATTCCCGTCAACCGGCTGAGCAGATCATAATTGTAGCTGGTCGCTTTGCCATCCGGCTGCGTAACGCCGACCATATTGCCGATGCTGTCGTACGCCAGCTCCGTTACTCGCTGATCCGGTGCGATTTCCCGAATTAACTCACTCCGCCGGTTATATTGATAGGCGGTTACGCGGCCCAAAGCATCCGTCTTGGAGGCGATATTGCCGATTGCGTCATACCCGTATGCAGTCGTGCTCCCAAGCGCATTGGTCACCTGCAACAGACGGCCGAGCGGGTCATAGCCGTATTTCGTCGTCTGTCCCTTGGCATCCTTCAGTTCAGCGATCTTACTGCGGGCATCATATGCCATTTCGGTGGCACGGCCGAGCGGATCGATCATCTTAGTGACCCGGCCCAGCGGGTCGTATTGATAGGCCGTGACCTTCCCCGCTTCATCAATAGCCCCGACAACCTGGCCAAGCGCATCCCGGTTCATCTTCGATACTTGTCCAAGTGGATCGGTAACCTTCACAAGCAGACCGCGCGGGTCATAATCCAGCTGCCACTTAGCGCCGTTTGGCGAGGTGGTCTGAATCATACGTCCCGCTTCGTCATACGCATAACTCGTCGACTGCCCCAAAGCGTCGGTCTGTGCGGCCAATCGTCCCAAACTATCGTAGGTGTATACGACAGTATGTCCGAGCGGATCGGTTTCCTGCGTCAAACGGCCCGCTGCATCGTAGCTGAACGCCGATACGCCGCCTTCCGCATCGGTTACCTTCACCGGAAGATTGCGCCCCTCGTATTCAATATGAGTGACACCGCCATTCGGTTGAATGGAACGAATCAGATTACCGTTGCCGTCGTACTCATAACGGCTGACATTCCCCTCGGGATCGGTTGCAGACGCAATCCGGTTACTGTCGTCGTAGGTATAGACCGTCTCGGCTCCTTTCGCATCGGTCCGTTTCGTGAGATTGCCTACCGCGTCATATGAATAGCGGGTGGTTCCGCCCATTGCGTCGGTTTCCGCCTTCACTCTGGCGAAGCTGTCATACTCGTATACAGTCCGTGACCCGGCAGTGTCGGTATAACCGGTTAGATTGCTGTCCTTATCGTATTCATACCGCTCCGCATGCCCCAGGGGATCAATGCGGGCTGTGACCCGGTCCCTTGGGTCATATTCCAGCTTCGTTCGCTGCCCAAGCGCATCGATAAACTCGGTTACGCGGTGCAGCGGGTCGCGGACCATCTCCTGACGGTTGCCGAGCGGATCCGTAATGATCTGGGCGAACCCATACTGATCATTCTTGATCGCAGTCGTCTCGCCTTTCGGATTAACAATCGATTCAGGTATCCCCCGCTTGTCTACGGATATGGTGGACACCCGGCCGCTAGCATCCGTAATCGCGGTAAGGTTGCCTTTATTATCATAGGCAAGCTGCGATTTGTGCCCAAGCGGATCAATGATTTCTTCCGGAAGATTGAAGCCGTTGTAGCGGATTTCCGTCTGATATCCTTCCGGGTCCTTGGCGCGGATCAAATTGCCGCTGCCGTCATACATGTAGTCCCAAACACCGCCGCGCCGATCGGTCATTTGTATCGTATTGTCGTTCACGTCGTATAGGAACCGTTCGGATGTCCCATCCGGATACGTTATCGACGTTTTACGGTACCGCTCGTCGTATTGGTAAACGGTTTTGCGGCCGAGCGCATCGGTCGTTACCGTCTGCTTCTCTTCAGAGGAATACGCGATGTCGCCCCATGCGCCGGAGAAGTCCCGCTGGCGTACCACCCTGTCCTGTTCGTCATACTCGTTGAGGAGCTTCATCGTTTCGTTCGGATTGCTGATTGCGGTTATTCGATGCTTCTTATCGTACTCATATGAAATCTTGGCCCCATCGGGCAAAATCATTGCGGTCAAATCATGGTTGATGCCGTCGTATTCATAAGCCGCATAACGGCCCGTCTGATCGGTCACACGAACGACTTTGCCGCCGTTCCCATAGGTGAACGTCAGCTTCGCCCCATCCGTGGAAATATCCGTCAGAAGGCTCCCCTTATAGGTCAGCTGTACAGTGTTTCCGTTCGCGTCGGCTATCCGATACAGCTTCCCGTCTTTACGGTAGGTGTACGTCCACCTCTGCGGCGTCTGCTGTGTATAGGTACCGTCGGAATTCCGAACGAGCGTATCATAAAGCCCGTCCTGTCCCTTGTACTGCCCGCCGCCGGTCGGATCGAACCTGTGGCTTGCGCCTTCGGGCGATACGGCATATATAACGCCATTCTCCCAGAATTCCAATCCCCGTTCATAAGTATGATGCCAGCCAACGCCAAAATCCCCATCATACCGGTCTCGACTGTGGTATGTAAGCGTTACGTCCAGTGGAATAACTGCCTGTACGCCAATATTGGTCTGCCGGAACACAAAGTCGCCCGTCGCAAGATTAATCGGATCGAATGCTTCTGCAATCGGGTGACCGTTGCGGTTCGCATATTCTTGCTGGATCCGGCCTTCATCCGTCTGACCGATCTCGCCCGCCTGCTGCGGATTCATGATCAGCAGATTCACGTCCTGATCTATGGGACCGTAACAAACCTGGCCATTGCAATCTTCTACCGGGAAGCCGTTGAATCCGGCCACCTCGCCTATTTTCTGCACAATGGCGTCTTTCTCGATAACGTTATAATAATAGCTGGCAACTACGGCCCAGTTGATACCCCATGCAGGCGCCTTATAGCGCAGCACACGCAGGGTCTCCGAGCCAGGCGATCGTTTCTTATCAAAATCCCTGGCTGCAAAAGCTTGAATCTCTGCTATTTCATAAGCGGGCAGCTGAACCTTGACTTCCCATTCACCGACATATGCCTCCGGTCGGTTATCCGACCGCTCGGGAAAATCCGTAAAGTAAGAGGCATCCACAGGTATGGCCTTTGCCCAGGAAGATGTCCTTGGCTTCACCGTTACACCGGCAGCCAGCGTTTCGACCGTTCCGTCATCAAAGGTCGTATTATCTCCCACCCGCCGGATTCGTTTCATCTTCAGCTCGACCTTGGTGCCGATCTCCGCAATACCGCGAATTATATGCGTGTCACTTGACCGGTCGGGCAAAATCTGAATGCCTTTTTTTGGCTGCGGAGGGTTCGGATTAACAATCTGAACGTCGCCTGAATTGCCGCGATCCGGGAACCGTGTCGGCGTCACGTTTATCTCGTAGCTGCCTTCTTCGGCCGGCTTTCCGTTCACCTTGCCGTTCCAAGTGTAAGAGTTGCTCATAAGAGTCGGATATGTTCCCGTGTTAAGCGCTGCTATGGTTGATCCGCTGCGTTCCAGCGTGATCACAGTATCATGCGACTTCTGTGTCTCGTCATTCGGATCAGGGTTGTCGAATTTGAAGTTAACCTGAGTCTGTCCCCCGTAAACCGAGCTGAACGTACCGGTCTCAATCTGCAGCGACGTGTCGGCATGAGCCTTAGGCAGAGTATTCGGCAGAAGGGGAAGTCCCGAGACCATGACGATGAACGCTAACAAGCTTTTGCCTAATTGACTTAAACCCCATCCCCGTTTAAGCGGACGTTCACTATTTGCTTCCTTGCGCATTGAATACTTCCCCTTTCATGGCCAGCCATCTGTAAATAACTGCGGCCGCCTCCGCCCGTGTCGACGTAGCGCCTGGGCTCAACCGGTCGCCATTCCCCTTGATCATGCCGTTCTTAATCGCTGCTTCAACCGATTCCTTGGCCCAGGCTTTGACATTGCCCGCGTCAGTATAACCTGCCAGCGCATCGCTTTGCCCTTCCTTCCCCAAGCCTGCGGCATTAACGAGCATCACCATCATCTCTTCGCGGGTAATGACCGCATTAGGTTTAAACAGGCTGCCTTCATAACCCTTGACCCAGCCTTCTGCAGCAGCCCGCTCGACCGCCTGGGAAGCCCAATGACCGGCCGGCACATCCTTGAACCTGTTACCGAACGCAGGCTGCGCTTTGAGCCGGGCTGCTTCTACCAGCATCTTGGCGAATTGAGCGCGCGTAACAGATTGGCCGGGAACGAATTTCCCCGTGCCCATTCCGTTCACAATCCATTTGGACGCAAGCACTTCCACTTCGGATTTGGCCCAGTGGGTGTTCATATCCGTGAAAGACGGCTCGTAAATAAAGAGGCCGTACAGACCAGGCACTTGTACTTGTGCCCGGATGGTCCGCCATAATGAATCCACTGTTCCCCCGGTATAAATCCAGCGGCCTGCCGCCTCGTCATAGCGGTAAATACCCGCCCGGTTGGCCAGGTCCGCCTTTTCGAAGGCATGCTCCATCTCGAAGGTCAATGTCGCCGGTTTCTTGAGCTCCGCTTCCGACGTCCATTTCCATGCGATGCCTGCCCAGGACATGCCTGGAATCAGCTTATCCGCAGATACTTCATCGCTCTTCTTAAGCCCAATGCGGACGTCCGAATCGAAAGTCCCTTGTCCGAACTCCAGACGAACAGCCTGTCCCTTAGCTACAATACCGCCATCCTTGCCGATCACTGTGCCTTCCGGCTGCTGTACCGTGCTTATAGGGCTGGAAGGAACCGCTTCCGTCCGGAGAATCTCGCGGGTAATCAAGCTTCCATTGCTCACCAGCGTGAGCTCGTCTCCGTTGAAACCGACAAACTGCGTAGGCTTTACCAAGCCCAGGCTGTAGGTGTCCTTGCTCTTCAAATCCGCGCCTCGCATAATGACCGAATCACCGGATGCTTCCAACCAGACAGCCGTGCCGCTGGCGATGCTCATCTGTGAGTATTCGGTCTTGCTCTGCGGGGCAGGCTGAGTCAGATCAACCGGATGGGGGCTGCTGCCGCCGAGGTCTATGTAAGTGTATTTCCCATAGTAGTCCAGGTCCCGCTGCTTCCAAAGGACTTGTTCTCCGTTGTATACGAACCGCTCCACATATTGCGTATGGGGCAAATCCAGAATTTTTTTAACCATGCCCGAGGCAATCGTGTATTCGTACAAATCGCCGTCCGCTGCCCCTTTATAGACGATGTGTCCGCTCCTAACGACCGGGTCGCGGCCTTTGCCCAAATGCGACAATGTACCGGTTCCCATATCGTACAAATAAATTTCGTAGGACGGATTTGTCTGCCAGACAATATAATTGCCGTCTATAGATGGAATCCGGTTCTGGCCCACATTGTCGTTTAGCTTCTTCTCGGTTTTCGTGCTGATATTGTAGCTGTAGATATCCCAATTGAAATTGCTTGGCCCGTCGCTGTAATTCCGTTTGTCCGCCCATACAACGACGGCTTCGCCGGCTGCATTCACTCCCACCGCGGGGGAATCGGTCGGTTTTCCGTGAGTCGTGACTGCCATCTTTAGGCCGGTTCGCGTATTGCCGTAATAAACCTGCCCAATCAGTTTCTTATCGTTGCCTCGCCATACCGCATGTTCTCCCGACAGGTTTATGCTGCTGCCTGCAATGGCAAACGACGTTGATGCATCTTGGTAGGTGTAGGCGGTCTCGGCGGACACCCGCTCTCCCGCCGGTAGTACGAATCCTCCAACCAGCCCAAGAATTAGCAAACCCTTTACCATCTTATTCGATACGTTCTTCATCTGATCTCCCCCTTATTAACAACAAAAACCAAGACACTTGAGCAGCCCGGCTGTCAGGTCATGAATTGCTTCATGACGGAAGACCCGTGGTTTTGCGTCCCCGACTTTCGTTCGGGTTTGCCTTTGTTCAAGCACTTGGTTTGGTGCTTTCATCATGGTTCTATTAAACTACTAACATCCAAAATTATACATAGAAGTGCAGGATGTTACAATCATTTCAATAAAATATGATTCTTTTTACCTAATCATAAACATCTTCACACAAGAAGTCAGAACGCATATTAAGTTACGCATAAAGCAGAACGTAAAAAAACACCTGTTAAGGTGTTTTTTTGCAGCCCTTCTATAAAAGGATTACGCTATTTCCGAACAAGCTTCCATTTCTGACCGGCAGAACCGTTATTCGTCCATATTTGCACGTTGGCGCCGTTTGCCGTTCCGCTTCCGCTGACCTCGAGCACTTTGTTGCTATTGGCGTCGACTAATTTAAACGTGCCGTCATTATTGCTAACAATCCTCCACTTCTGGTTCGCTCCACCGCCGGATGTCC
This is a stretch of genomic DNA from Paenibacillus sp. sptzw28. It encodes these proteins:
- a CDS encoding S-layer homology domain-containing protein, producing MKNVSNKMVKGLLILGLVGGFVLPAGERVSAETAYTYQDASTSFAIAGSSINLSGEHAVWRGNDKKLIGQVYYGNTRTGLKMAVTTHGKPTDSPAVGVNAAGEAVVVWADKRNYSDGPSNFNWDIYSYNISTKTEKKLNDNVGQNRIPSIDGNYIVWQTNPSYEIYLYDMGTGTLSHLGKGRDPVVRSGHIVYKGAADGDLYEYTIASGMVKKILDLPHTQYVERFVYNGEQVLWKQRDLDYYGKYTYIDLGGSSPHPVDLTQPAPQSKTEYSQMSIASGTAVWLEASGDSVIMRGADLKSKDTYSLGLVKPTQFVGFNGDELTLVSNGSLITREILRTEAVPSSPISTVQQPEGTVIGKDGGIVAKGQAVRLEFGQGTFDSDVRIGLKKSDEVSADKLIPGMSWAGIAWKWTSEAELKKPATLTFEMEHAFEKADLANRAGIYRYDEAAGRWIYTGGTVDSLWRTIRAQVQVPGLYGLFIYEPSFTDMNTHWAKSEVEVLASKWIVNGMGTGKFVPGQSVTRAQFAKMLVEAARLKAQPAFGNRFKDVPAGHWASQAVERAAAEGWVKGYEGSLFKPNAVITREEMMVMLVNAAGLGKEGQSDALAGYTDAGNVKAWAKESVEAAIKNGMIKGNGDRLSPGATSTRAEAAAVIYRWLAMKGEVFNAQGSK
- a CDS encoding polymorphic toxin-type HINT domain-containing protein encodes the protein MRKEANSERPLKRGWGLSQLGKSLLAFIVMVSGLPLLPNTLPKAHADTSLQIETGTFSSVYGGQTQVNFKFDNPDPNDETQKSHDTVITLERSGSTIAALNTGTYPTLMSNSYTWNGKVNGKPAEEGSYEINVTPTRFPDRGNSGDVQIVNPNPPQPKKGIQILPDRSSDTHIIRGIAEIGTKVELKMKRIRRVGDNTTFDDGTVETLAAGVTVKPRTSSWAKAIPVDASYFTDFPERSDNRPEAYVGEWEVKVQLPAYEIAEIQAFAARDFDKKRSPGSETLRVLRYKAPAWGINWAVVASYYYNVIEKDAIVQKIGEVAGFNGFPVEDCNGQVCYGPIDQDVNLLIMNPQQAGEIGQTDEGRIQQEYANRNGHPIAEAFDPINLATGDFVFRQTNIGVQAVIPLDVTLTYHSRDRYDGDFGVGWHHTYERGLEFWENGVIYAVSPEGASHRFDPTGGGQYKGQDGLYDTLVRNSDGTYTQQTPQRWTYTYRKDGKLYRIADANGNTVQLTYKGSLLTDISTDGAKLTFTYGNGGKVVRVTDQTGRYAAYEYDGINHDLTAMILPDGAKISYEYDKKHRITAISNPNETMKLLNEYDEQDRVVRQRDFSGAWGDIAYSSEEKQTVTTDALGRKTVYQYDERYRKTSITYPDGTSERFLYDVNDNTIQMTDRRGGVWDYMYDGSGNLIRAKDPEGYQTEIRYNGFNLPEEIIDPLGHKSQLAYDNKGNLTAITDASGRVSTISVDKRGIPESIVNPKGETTAIKNDQYGFAQIITDPLGNRQEMVRDPLHRVTEFIDALGQRTKLEYDPRDRVTARIDPLGHAERYEYDKDSNLTGYTDTAGSRTVYEYDSFARVKAETDAMGGTTRYSYDAVGNLTKRTDAKGAETVYTYDDSNRIASATDPEGNVSRYEYDGNGNLIRSIQPNGGVTHIEYEGRNLPVKVTDAEGGVSAFSYDAAGRLTQETDPLGHTVVYTYDSLGRLAAQTDALGQSTSYAYDEAGRMIQTTSPNGAKWQLDYDPRGLLVKVTDPLGQVSKMNRDALGQVVGAIDEAGKVTAYQYDPLGRVTKMIDPLGRATEMAYDARSKIAELKDAKGQTTKYGYDPLGRLLQVTNALGSTTAYGYDAIGNIASKTDALGRVTAYQYNRRSELIREIAPDQRVTELAYDSIGNMVGVTQPDGKATSYNYDLLSRLTGIQYPDGKQVGYQYDASGRRTQMTDELGNTSYTYDALNRLIEVKDPYARTIRYEWTPTGQRSRIEYPDATSVNYQYDLLDRMTAVTDAEGRTTTYAYDARGSLVSKSLPTLGKSTYRYDDAGQLLEMSHRNQFDKVLEQLTYAYDPAGNRIRSERLSDGNDEDDQDASDSQERLVTDYAYDALNQLVQVQSQNAMSADLPASTRYQYDAVGNRTEKSNSWGDLTDTETYTYDAADRLQKLTSGSEINNYLYDPRGNLLQVMQSRLQLPELSVQSSVYDPTVTSSVYDGAGTGAEEDDSNPVGAAVEAGVWSEPKVTEQYVWNGANRLIQQTNEGGDITRYAYDGDGNRMKMTIDYAHGGKGNGNGNGNGNGNGNGNGNGNGNGNGSANCHVVPPGFIPPGLAKKCGQFDEEYPDMHPGGPRDGWEKQYKKEHWELYFTNDVSMALPEPLQVTEADSSKWKQSYVYGAGGERLSMTYLPANDPNNGWEPNPGDGGAEPGAQPKTLWYMQDVLGSTIGLVEKDGRVSSRYHYDEFGVPLDGKKFDLNWPGPDNLFGYTGLGYDYSSSQTYARARYYQPELGRFISEDTYKGTLWNPQSQHGYAYVWNNPLIYTDPTGHCVSCFYTPDPGPIGPTNFDPNIDIDAPTYSVQDIADFLIVDDIKTILDPKASTFDKVLATAGFVPVGKLIKGGKLVVKLATNEGKQIERAVEFTETNQKYWNSAKIPCNCFVAGTKVLTDEGEKPIEEIEVGDKVLSKNEVTGEQDYKEVTHLYRNDKEITYELTVGDQIIETTENHPFWVEGKGWVLAADLQVGDKLQQSNGNTLKIDKINKIIHDELVKVYNFTVADFHTYYVSSLGIWVHNISCAEINWKGFSNGKLKTHYEKHRHEFGNITQNEYLKRAKGFAAETNSAFKEEVVGSFLVKYDPSTGRVLIGHINSREIRTFYIDDGRDADAFQAAKDLAASKSGL